GAGATGGCGAGCCCGAGCCCCGTTCCATCCGCCTTCGTCGTGTAGAAGGGCCGGAAGAGCCGCTCGCGATCCACGGCCTCGAGCCCCTTGCCCTCGTCACGCACCTCGACGACGACGCGGCCCTCCTCGCACCGGGCCACGACCTCGATGCGCCCGTCCCGCGTCTCCTGCATGGCCTCGGCGGCGTTCTTCAACAGGTTCAGCAGCACCCCGCGCAGCGCGTCCTCGTCGCCCACGGCCCTCAAGTCCGGGTCCAACCGGGGCACGAGCGTGGGGAAGTCCGGCTCGCCCTCGGCCACCGCCACCGCCTCCAGGACAATCCGCGACACGTCGAGCGGGCTCGCCCCCCTCTCCCCCCGCGGCGCCCGGCCGAGGCTCAACAACTCGGCGACGCGCGCGTCGATGCGATCGCTCTCCTCGCGGATGATGCGGACCGCCTTCTCGAAACGGGCGCGGTGCTCGGCGGAGACATGCCCGGCCTGCCCCGAGAGCAGCTCGGCATAACCCCGCACGGCGGCCAGCGGATTCTTGAGCTCATGGGCCACGGAGGCGGCCAGTTCCCCGGCGATGGCGAGCCGCTCGGCGCGCTCCAGCCGGCCACGCAGGGCCGCTGCTTCGGCGCGGGAGGCGGAGAGCTGCTCGGAGAGCCGCACCTTCTGGGGGAACAGGAGCTGCTCGATGCCCCGGTTGAGCTGTTCGCCCAGGCCGATGAAGAGCAGGGAGGCCAGGAGCGCCACCATCACGGAGACGGAGACCTGGAGGAGGTCCACCGGGTAGCCGAGCACCCGGAACCCCGCGATGACGGCACAGGCCACGGCGATGGCGAGCACCGCCTGGGTGAGGGCCCGGGAGACGGACAGCTGCACGGCGACCCGCTCGTGGAGCGTATAGCTGAGCGTCGCCACCTCGGCGGCGAGCACGATGCACAGGAGCACCCCATTGCCGGTGGGCGTGCCCTGGAACAGCTCGAGCGCCGTGCGGAGCAGGCAGACGAGCAGCGAGACGCCGATGAGCGCCGTCAGGTGCCGCGAGAGCCGGCGGACGGAGGCGTTCTCATGCCGGCACAGCACGAAGCGGAGCCCGCCGAGCAACCCCACTCCAGCGAGGCCCAGCACCTGGGGGAACACGGCCAGGAGCGGCTGGCCGAAGGCCACGGCCACCCAGGCCGACAGCCCGAGGAGCACCAGCCCGGCGGGCACGAGGGCCCCCGCGAGCCGCCGTCGCGCCCGGGAGGGCCCCAGGTCCACGAGGGCATCGGCGATGAACCCGGAGATGGACAGCAGCGCGGCGAGCCCGACGGCCACGCGGACGGACTCCCGGGTCCGGGGCTCCAGGAGGACGACGAACCACCCGGCGGCGAAGAGGGCGACTCCGGTGGGGCCGCAGGCGAGGAAGAGCTTGCGCCGCTCCCCTCGGGAGGAGGCGAGGACGTAGCCGGCCAGCAGGCCATTGAAGAGCGCCACGATGAGCGCGACGACGGATGAGGCGAAGAGATGCGCCGACATACGGGCCCCCGGGTCCGAGCGTATCACGCGGGGCGCGGTATCATGCCCGTGATGCATGTCCTCGCCCTCGTCCTCCTGCTGGCCAGCGCCGTGGCCGCGGCCAGTGAGCCGGAGCTCACCGGACTCACCCCGCTGCCCTCGGATCCCGCGCCGGCCGAGCTCATCCGCGACAGCCACTACTGGATCTCCAACGAGGACCACCTCGAGCTCTTCCACGACGCGGTGAAGGACAAGGGCGGCGTCTACCTGGGGGTGGGCTCGGACCAGAACTACCTGCTGGGAGCCTGGGCCCGCGCGGAGGTGCTCGTGCTGATGGACTTCGATCAGTCCATCGTGGATCTCCACCGCGTCTACCGCCTCATCTTCCTGGCGGCGGAGACGCCCGAGGAGTTCCTGCGCCTGTGGCGGCGGGAGAGCCGCCCGGAGGTCCGCCGCCTCATCCAGCAGAGCCCCGGCTCCCGGTTCGAGAAGGCGAAGCTGCTCCGGGCGTATGGCACCGCGCGCTGGGCGGTGGAGCGGCGGCTGAATCGCGTGGTGGCGCAGATGGAGAAGGCGGCGCTGCCCTGCTTCGTGGTGGATGCGGGCGACTACGCGCACATCCGCGGCCTCTACGCGGGGAACAAGGTCCTCATCGCGCGGGGCGATCTCACCGCCAATCAGACGGTGGCCTCCATCGGCCGGATCACGAAGCGGGCGGGGAAGAAGATGGGGGTGCTCTACCTCTCGAACGCCGAGCAGTACTTCCCCTATGACGGGAACTACCGGAGCAACATGCGCGGGCTCCCGCTGGACGAGAACAGCGTGGTGGTCCGCACGAGTGGCCAGCGGGGCATCACCCACGTGAAGGGCACCTACTACCACTACAACACCCAGTCGGGTTCGAGCTTCCTGGCCTGGCTGGAGGACGCGAAGACGCGGGATGTGCGCATGATGCTCCGGTACGCGCCGGACACCGGCAAGGCCCGCGGGCTGTCGCGGCTCGACACGGGGCCCGCCGAGGCGCGTGAGGTGTTCAAGCAGAAGCTCCTCGCGAAGCGGACGAGCCGGAAGGCGCGGCGGTGAGGCGCTCGAAGCGGCTCCTGCTCGTGCTCGGACTCGGGCTGCCGGGCGTGGCCGGAGCGGCGGCTCCATTCCCCGGGGCTCCCGAGGTGCTGCCCTGCCTCGAGGCTCCGGTGCCGGGCATGGCCTGCATCCCCGGAGGTCCCTTCCTTCGAGGCGTGAACACGGGGAAGCACGCGCCGGCCCGGCCCCAGGCGGAGGTCTGGGTGCAGACCTTCTACATGGACACCCACGAGGTGACGTACGGCGAGTACAAGGCCTGCGAGAAGGCGGGCCGGTGCGGCAAGGGCGGGCCGAACTACCGCGACTTCGACAACCCCCGGCAGCCCATCAACGGGGTGAGCTGGTTCAACGCGAAGGGCTACTGCGAGGCCCACGGCAAGCGCCTGCCCACGGAGGCCGAGTGGGAGAAGGCGGCGCGGGGCACGGATGGGCGGCTCTACCCGTGGGGCGACGAGCCGGCCACCTGCGAGCGCGCCGTCATCCAGGATCGCCGGGGGCGCAGCTGCGGGAAGAAGCAGCGCTCGGCGGCGCACGCCGACGTGGGACGCCCGGAGCCGGTGGGCACGCGGCCGCCCAACGCCCACGGGCTCTACGACATGGCGGGCAACGCCTGGGAGTGGGTGGCGGACTGGTACACGCCCTCGTGGAAGGACTGTGGCGAGGCGTGCCTGGGGGTGGACCCCAAGGGCCCGTGCGAGGGACGCGAGCCGTGCCCGGGCCACACGGAGAAGGTGGTGCGAGGCGGCTCCTGGTTCTGGCCGGCCTCGTACGCGACGGCGGTGTACCGGCGGCCGCACGTGCCCGCCAACCGGCCCATCTTCCACCACTTCGGCTTCCGCTGCGCCGCGAGCGTCGAGCAGGCGCGGGCGTCAGTGGTGGGCGAGGGCACCCGGTGAGCGCGGCAGCCGCACGGTGAAGGTCGTCCCCCGGCCCTGGCCGGACCGCGCGGCCACGGTGCCCCCGTGTGCCTCCACCAGGTGCTTCACGATGTAGAGGCCGAGCCCGATGCTGCGGCTCGCCCGGTCCGCCTGGAGCGTGCCGCGCTGGAGCGGCTCGAAGAGGCGGGGGAGGAGCTCCGGTGGAATGGGCGGCCCGTCGTTGTGCACCCACAGCTCCACGGCCTCGTCCCCGCCGCGCAGCTCCACGCTCACGGGCGTGTCCATGGGGCTGTACTTGAGGGCATTGGTCACCAGGTTGGACACCACCTGGGCCATGCGATCCGAGTCCCAATCGCCCCGGGTGCAGCCGCGCTGGCGCACCTCGAGGTGGCGCTCCGGCCAGGCCACGCCCACCTCGTCCAGCACCTGGTCCACGAGGTGCCGCAGGTCCGTGGGCCGGCGCTCCAGCGAGATGCCTCCCCCCAGCCGGGCCTGCGTGAAGTCGAGCAGGTCGCGGATCATCCGCGTGGCGCGCTCGGCCGAGGAGAGGATGCGGCTGGCGGACTTGGTGGCGCGGGCGTCGAGCTCCTCGCGCCGCAGCAGGGCGTGGGCCGCCAGGGTGATGGCGTTGATGGGGTTGCGCAGATCATGGCTGACGATGCCGATGAGCTGTTGCTCGAACTCCACGCGGCGGCGCAACTCGGCCTCCTGCTCCTTGTGCCGCGTCACGTCCCGGGTGATGGCCACGCCCGCGATGAGGCGGCCCTCGGGATCTCTCACCGGGCTGGCGCTCACGCGCACCGTCGCGCGTTCTCCATCGTGGCGCTCCACCAGCAGCTCCTGGTCCGTCACCACCTCGCCCTGGAGCAGGGCGCGCACCAGCGGCCACTCCTCCGTCTGGAGGGGGCGGCCGTCCGGGTGGAAGCCGTGGAAGCCGGTGTACTCCGCCACGCTGTTGGCGCGGTGCATGGGGCCGCGCACCAGCTCCTCCTGCTGGTGGTTGAAGAAGGTCATCCGGCCCGACGGCTCGGAGATGATGACGCCCGCGGGCATCTGCTGGAGCACCGCGTCCAGCAGCCGCTGCTTGGCCTCCAGCTCGGCCGCGTACCGCTGCTCGCGGCGCAGCGCGTCCTGGGTGGCCCGCTCCAGCTCGGCGAGCTGCTCGGCGCGGCGGCGCTCCGCCTCGTAGGCCTGGGCGTTGGCCACGGCCGAGGCCACATGCCCGGCGGCCATCTCGAAGAAGCTCCGGTAGGAGTCGTCCAGCGCGCGGCGCGGAGACACGCCCGCCACCAGCACCCCGTAGGGCACCTTCTGTCCCGGCTGGGAGATGGGGAGCAGCACCGCCGTGTGCGGCGACTCGTCCCAGGGTCCTCCCGGCAGCGCTCCGAAGCGCGCATGCACGTCGGTGAGCACCTCCATGCGCCCGGTGGCCGCCACCTGCGCCAGGGGCCAGCGGCTGGCGTCCACGTCGGTCTCCAGCCCCGCGCTCCCCACCAGGGTGGCCTGGGCGTGTGGCTCGTCCCACTGGTAGAGCAGCGCGAAGGGCACATCCGCGGGGTTGGCCGCGAAGGTGCGGGCCACCTGACGGCAGGCCGCCTCCGGGGTGCGGGACTCGCTGACGTGCTCGGCGAGCTGCCGCAGGGTGTGCAGCCGCCGCTCGCCGATGACGCGCTCGGTGGTGAAGTTCACCGCGTTGAAGACGCCCTCCACCCGGCCCGCCTCGATGCCGATGGGGCTGTAGGAGAACGTCCGGTAGGTCTCCTCCAGGTAGCCGTTGCGGTTGATGGCGAGCATCAGATCATCTGCCCACGTGGCCCGGCCCGTGGCGAGGACGCCCTCCAGCATGGGGCCGATGATGTGCCAGATCTCCGGCCAGGCCTCGCGGCCCGGACGGCCCAGCGCCAGCTCCGGGTGCTTGCGTCCGAAGTAGGGGATGAAGGCGTCGTTGTAGATGACGAGCAGCTCCGGCCCCCCGTAGATGAGGATGGGGAAGCGCGAGGTGAGGCAGATGCTCACCGCGCTGCGCAGCGATTGGGACCAGCCCTCCACGGGGCCCAGCGAGGTGGCGGCCCAATCGAAGGCGCGCATGTGAGCGCCCATCTCGCCTCCGCCCGCGAAGAGATCTTCCGGTTCTCCGGGCAGGAGGTAGGGGGCCCGTCGGTACAGGGCTGGCTCGAGTTGGCTGGAGAGAGTCCCGTCGATGTGCTCGCTCATTCAGGACCTGCTCCAACGCACTCGAAGCGCGGGAGATTCTCTCTCGTGGGCCTCCCTTGCGAGCGGCCGAGGGCGCTCCCCTGGCCGCTCGCTCCCCTCTGGACGCGGGGTCCCTGGGAGTGCGGGGGGCCCTGCAAGCGCCCGCCGGGCGGGGGAGCCCATGCACAACCCCACAGGTCGTTCCCTCGGGGTGAATGTCTCCAGTAGCCTCCGCCGCACCTTCGCACCACTTCCCCAGTCTTCATCCTCCCGGGTGGGGCCGCCTGGCTCCGCCGCGACGGGAGAGGAGTGTCTTCAATGTCTGACGCTGATTCGCGCAAGCACGGCCCTTCGGAGAGAAAGCGCCCCGTTCTCTTCTCCCACGGAGACACGGGGTACCTGCGGCTGCGGAAGCTGACGAATGGGCCGGGGGAGCAGAAGCGGTTCCTGGGCCTGCCTCGCACGGGGGACAAGGACGGGCCCCTGGTGGAGGTGGCGATGGTGGGCGCGTCCGCCGACTGGACGAGCCATGCGCGGCTCGAGGACGCGGCGGCGTTGGGCGTGCTGTTGTCACACCCGGCCATTCCCCGCACCCACGGGCTGTTCCAGCACCAGGGCGCCCGGTACCTGGTGACGGAGTATGTGTCTGGCATCAGCCTGAACATGGCGGGGCACTACGGCTGCGTGCGCGGGCGCCAGCTGTCCGAGGCCTTCACGCTCTACGTGGCCTCGGTGGTGGCGGACGTGTTGTCCTACGTGCACACCCTCACGGACGCGGCGGGGCGGCCCCTGGGCGTCATCCACCGGGCCGTGGATCCCTACAACATCATCGTGAAGCACGATGGCACGGTGATGTTGGCCAACTTCATGTCCGCGTGCTCGCTGCTGCCCGGACGCGCGCCGGTCATCCCGTTCATCGTCCAGGGGGAGATCGACTTCGCCGCCCCGGAGCGCCTGTGGCCCACGCCGGAGGGAGGGGTGGATGCCCGCTCGGATCTCTTCTCGTTGGGCATGGTGATGTTGGAGATGATCACCGGCCTGCAACTCTATGGCTCGGACGAGGTGGAGCAGGCCGCCGCGAAGCTCCCCCCGGGCCACCCTGGCTACGACGGGGAGGTGCCCTGGGTGTCCGAGGTGCGCAGCTGGACGACGGTGGAGCAGATGGCCCGGCGTGCCGCGGCCTTCCGTTCCGAGCACATCGATCACTTGATGCGGAAGGTCTCCGGCCCCGTGCGGCTCATCATCCACAAGCTGCTGCGCCGCGGCCCGTCGGAGCGGTACGCCACCGCCGCCGCGCTGAAGGGGGACCTGGACGCGTGTCTCGGCGTCCTGGACAGGCCCTATGGGGCGAGGGAGGCCATGGAGGAGCTGCTGAAGGCCCGGAGCGAGGCGATGGAGGTGAAGGAGCCCATCGAGCTCATCCCGTCCGACGAAGCCGAGCGCCGGGCGGGAGAGCTGCACCAGCCGACGAGCCACTGACGGAGGGAGTCAGCGGCTGGGGGCGACGACGGGCGGGTGCTCGGTGAGCCAGCGCTCCAGGTTCTCCCGGTACTTCTGCGCACTGGGAGTCCGGTCCTCCTTCGCCAGGTCGAGCGCCTCGAGGATGAGCTGCCGGGCGCGGAGCCGGTCCTCGTTCGCGTCCCACAGGACCCGGGCGAGGCGGAAGCGGATGATGCCGCGTTGACGCTGGAGGGTGGGGGAGGACTTCTCGTGGGAGGACTTCTCCATGAGGGCCAGCGCGCGCTCCAGGGACGGGATGGCCTCGCGCGGCCTCTTGGCCAGGAGGTAGCCGTTGCCCAGGTCCATCAGCAGCTCCACCCGGGCGTTGTGGTAGTCGCTGGGCTGGGCCACGTGGATGGAGACGGAGCGCGCGAAGTAGGGCAGGGCCTCGTCGTGCCTGCCCTGCGCCTGCAGCGCGTTGCCCAGGCCATGCAGCGGGGAGCAGAGTGTGACGTGCTCGGGCCCCCGCTTCGCCTCCAGCTGCGCGATGGCCTCGCGGAAGTGGTGCTCCGCCTCCGACATGCGGCCCAGTTTCATCTCGAGCTGAGCGAGGTTGCTGGTGAGCATGGCGGCGTTGGTGCTCTCCGGGCCCTCGGTGCTCTGGATGATGCGCAACGCGCGCAGCATCATCGGCATGGCCTCGTTCGCATCGTCCTGCGAGCCGTAGAGCAGGTTCATCGTGTAGTCGTTGAGCGCGTAGGCCACCGCCGGGTGGTCCGGGCCGAGGGCCTGCTCGAGCACCTGAAGGGCCTTGTGGGTGAGGCGACGGCCCTCGGCGGCATCGCGCCGCACCCAGGCGGCGGACGAGAGCGCGAGCAGGGCCTGGCCGGAGTCCGGGTGGGTGGCGCCCAGCTCCCGCTCCCGCAGCGCCAGGGCGCGCCGGAGGTGGACGAGCCCCTCCTCCACCTGTCCCTGGGTGAGCAGCGCGTGGCCCAGCTCGACGAGGACGTCCGCCACCGTCAGGGACTCGGGGCCCTGGCTCTTCTCCAGCAGGGCCAGGGCCTGCCGCTGCTGCCCGGCGGCCTCTTCGTAGCGGCCCTCGATGGCGAGGACGCGGCCCACGTTGTTGAGCAACCGGGCGCGCAGCACGTCATCGCCGCCCATGCGGGTGAGGGCCGCGTCCGCGCGCTCCTGCCACAGGTGCGCCAGTTCGTACTTCTCCAGCCGCTCGCCGGTGATGCGCACCGCCAGGGTGGAGGCCCGTACGGCCACCGCGTCGTTGCGGCTGGCCTCGGCGGCCCAGATGGCCTCCTGGACGAGCTTCTCCGCGCTGCGGTAGTCCCCCGCCTGATCCCTCAGCTCCGCCACGAGCAGGAGGGCCTCCGCGCTGCCATACCGGTCTCCCGCGGCGCGGGCCTGCTCGGCCAGGGGGAGCACCCGGGCCGCGCCCTCCGCGTACCGGCCCGCGGCGCCGAGCATGCGTCCCTCCATCAGCGCCGCGTGCAGGGCCTCGGTGCGCTGGCGCGCCTCGGCGTCTTCCGGCGCGGGCCCCGCGGCCTCGAGCACCGCCAGGTCGGAGCACCCGGCCAGCGGGGAGAGCTGCTCGGCGGTGCGCGGGGCGTACTGCACCACGCGGGTGTCCGCCTGGGCGAAGAGGCGCGTGAGCGCGGCCACCTCCGCCAGCCGCTGGTCCAGGCAGCGCATGCGCCGGCCCAGCAGCTCCTCGGACTGCTCGCCGCGCACCCGGGTGGCCTCGCAGGTGGACGTGTGCAGCGTGGCCCAGGCGGTGGTGTACGCCTCCAGCGTGCGCCGCGCGCTGTTCCAGGCCTCCAGCGCGAAGGGCCGGCCGGTGGCGAGGAAGGCCGCTTCCGCCGCCTGCTGTTGCTCCGGGCCCCAGATGCCGACCACCTTGTCCGCCGAGCCCTCGCAGGCCCGGGCCCCGCGCGTGTGCACCGCGTGGGTGATGCCCACCGAAAGCAGCAGGGCCAGCGCTCCACCGAGCTGTGGCCACCACCGCCACCGCTTCGCCGGCTCTCCCTGGAGCGCGGTGAGCAGGGCCTCCATCGAGGCATGGCGTGCGGCGGGCTCCACCTCCAGTCCACGCATCACCAGGCGGTGCAGCCAGGGCGGCACGTCCGTCCCCCTGGGCACGGGGCGCACCCGGCCCGCGCGCATCTCCGCCACCAGCGTCCGCTCGGTGTCGCCCGCGAAGGGGCGCTCGCCGTACAGGGCCTCGTACAGGGTGATGCAGAAGGAGAACTGGTCGCAGCGCGCGTCGGCGTGGCCGCCCGGGCCGAACTGCTCGGGGGCCATGTACGCCGGGGTTCCGCCCACCGCCCGGGGCGTGTCACCGGCGGCGCGGTGGGCGAGGCCGAAGTCGGTGACGCGCACGCGCGCGCCCACCAGGAGGTTCTCCGGTTTGAAGTCCCCGTGGACGAGCCCCGCGGCGTGGGCGGCGGCCAGCCCCTTGCCCGCGTCCAGGAAGACGTCGCGCACCTCGCGCCAGGAGCGCGGCGAGGCCCGCATCCACTGGCGCAGCGTCTGGGCCTCCACCAGCTCCATGGCGAGGAAGACCTGCTCGCCGAACGTGCCCACGTCGAAGACGGACACCACGTGCGGGTGGGAGACACGGGCCATGGCCTGGGCCTCGCGCAGCAGGTGAGCGCGGCCCTCGTCGGCCTCCAGTCCGAGCGCCGCGACGCGCAGCAGCTTGAGGGCCACGCGGCGATCCAACTCGGGGTCGTACGCCGAGTAGACGACGCCCATGCCGCCCGCGCCGAGCCGCTCCAGCACGAGGTAGCGCCCCACCGGGGTGCCACGTGGCAGCACGGCCTCCACGGAAGCGGCGGGGGAGGGGGAGTGGAGTGCGGGAGGCTCGGCGAGGCCCGTGGGCGTCCGGGCGCGGAAGGCCTCGGCCACGAGCCGGCGGCAGGCGGGGCACGCGTCCAGGTGCCGGTCCACCTCCGCGGCGCGCTCGGGCGGCAGGCCGCCGAGCATCAACTCCATGAAGGTGGACTCGTCGAGGCAGGCCATGGCGCTTCAGTCGAGGCGCGAGCGCAGCAGGCGGCTGAGGCTCACGTCGAGCTGGCTGGAGATGAGGCGCAGCACGCTGTCGAGCTGGGAGCCGGTGAGGCGCAGGCGCTCGGTGAGCAGGCGCCGCGTCTCCTCGAGGAGCGCCTGCTGGGCGGCCACCACCCACCGCGCGGCGGTGGCGCGGTGCACCCCATAGAGGGCGCCGAGCTGGTCGATGCTCAGGCCATCCAGGTACTTGAGGCGCAGGGTGTTGCGCTCGCGCGGGGAGAGGTTGGCGAGCGCCTGGGTGAAGGCGGTGTTGAACTCGGCGCGGTAGGTCGTCTTGAGGTAGACGAGCTCGGGGTCATCGCCGGGATCCACGAGGAGGGAGAGCGTGCTGTCCTCCATGGACACGTCCTGGTTGGAGCGCTGGCGCTGCAAGTCGAGGGCGATCCACAGGGCGGCGGCGCGCACCCAGCCGGAGAGCGGGCCGGTGCCGGGGTAGGCGGCGAGCCGGGCGGGGGTGTCGGGGCCGGGGACGAGCATCTTCTGGCGCACGAGCTGCCGCACCTCATCCACGGAGGAGGGCGGCAGCTTGAGGCGGGACACCGCCACGTGCACCTCGGGGAGGACGCGGGCCTCGAAGGCGGCATGGGCCAGGGGCAGCCCTTCCGCGCAGGCGCAGGCGAGGTAGAGGTCCGTCAGGTGCAACTGCTCCAGGGCCTCGGAGGGGCTGTCCGCGGGCAGGTGCCGGGCGAGGTGGGCGGCGAAGCGCGCACCCTCCAGCTCCACCCCGGGCCAGGCGGCGCGGGCCGTGCTCAGCCCACGGCCGAGCCGCTCTTCCAACGCGGCCAGCGGTTCTCCAACGAGTGAGCCCTCACGGGCGGCGACGAAGGCTTGAGCGAGGCCCGGTGACACCGAGCATTCCTCCTGAGGATGGGGCGGGCTGCGACGGACGCGGCAAGATAACACCTCCGCCCGGTTCTCAGGTTTTCCCGTGACCCTCCGGCAATCATTGTTTTCCAAGAATATTGCAAGGCTACAGCCGGGGCAGGCGACGTGCGCGGGCGACCCGATTTTCGCGGTCAGGTCCGAAAACGGCCAGACAGGGGGAGGCGCTCACGCTACGAAAGCCCCGTGATGCGGACGCTGGAAACCGAAACCTGCTACCGGGCCCTGACCGCGCGAGACCGGCGCTTCGATGGGCTCTTCTTCGTCGGCGTGTCGACGACGGGCATCTACTGCCGGCCGGTGTGCACGGCGAGGACACCCCGCCAGGAGCGCTGTGCCTTCTACCGCACGGCCGCTGAGGCCGAGCACGCGGGTTTCCGCGCCTGCCTGCTGTGCCGCCCCGAGCTGGCCCCGGGCAGCGCGCCGGTGGACTCCGTGCCGAGGCTCGTGGCGGCGGCGGTGGCGCGCATCGAGGGGGGTTACCTCAACGAGTCGTCCCTGGAGGACCTGGCGGCGGAGCTGGGGGTGACCAGCCGGCACCTGCGCCGGGCGATGGAAGCGGAGCTCGGTGTCTCGCCGGTCGAGCTGGCGCAGTCACGGCGGCTCGCACTGGCGAAGCAGCTGCTCCAGGACACGGCGCTCCCGCTGGCGGAGGTCGCCTTCGCCAGTGGCTTCCAGAGTGTCCGGCGCTTCAACGCGCTCTTCCAGGAGCGCTTCGGCCGGCCGCCCTCGGAGCTGCGGCGCGCGAGTGACGAGGGCGTGGGCGCGCGCGCACTCGTGCTCCGGTTGGACTATCGCCCGCCGCTGGACTGGGAGCAGCTGCTGCGCTTCCTGCGTGGACGCGCCATTCCGGGAGTCGAGCACGCGGGGGAGGCCGAGTACCGGCGCACGGTGCGCCTGGGGGGCAGGACGGGCTGGCTCTCGGTCCGGAAGGACCCGAAGCGCCCCGCGCTGCTGGCCGAGGTCTCGCTGTCGCTGGCGGGCGTGCTGATGCAGGTGGCGGCGCGGCTGCGGTCGCTCTTCGACTTGGATGCACAGCCGGAGGTCATCGCGGAGTGCCTCGGGCGCGACGCGCTCCTGGCGAAGCACGTCCAGGCTCACCCGGGGCTGCGGGTGCTGGGGGCCTTCGAGCCCTTCGAGCTGGCGGTGCGTGCCATTCTCGGGCAGCAGGTCACGGTGCGCGCGGCGACCACGCTGAGTGGGAGGCTCGTCGCGCGCTTCGGCGAGCCCGTGGACAGTCCGCATGCGGAGGTCTCGCGGCTGTTCCCGCTGCCGGAGACGCTGGCGGCGGCGTCGGAGGATGACGTGGCGGCACTGGGAATGCCGGGGGCGCGGGCGAGGAGCCTGCTGGCGGTGGCGCGGGCGGTGGCGGAGGGCTCGGTGCGGCTGGAGCGGCACGCGGAGGTGGACGAGACGATGGCGGCGCTCGAGGCGTTGCCGGGCATTGGCGCCTGGACGGCGCACTACGTGGCCATGAGGGCCCTGCGCTGGCCCGATGCCTTCCCCGCGAGTGACCTGGGGATTCGCAAGGCGCTCGGAGGCGTGACGGCGAAGGAGGCCGGTGCGCGGGCCGAGGCCTGGCGGCCCTGGCGCTCCTATGCGGCGATACACCTCTGGACTTCTCTTTCGGAAGGAGCAGGCGGATGAAGCTGTACACCACGATCCTGAAGAGCCCGGTGGGACCCCTCCGGCTGTACGCGAACGAAGGGGCGCTCACCGCCATCTACCTGGAGAACCACAAGGGAGCTCCCGCGCTCGTGGCCGGCGAGGGGGAGGCGCACCCGGTGTTGCGGGAGGCGCGGCGGCAGTTGGAGGAGTACTTCGCGGGCGAGCGCGTGACCTTCGATCTTCCCCTCGAGCCGGTGGGGACGCCCTTCCAGCAGACGGTGTGGAAGGCCCTGCGGGAGATTCCGTTGGGGGTCACGTGGTCCTACGCGGGGCTCGCGCGCCACATTGGCAGGCAAGGGGCGTCGCGGGCCGTGGGGTCCGCGAACGCGAGGAATCCGCTCTCCATCGTCGTCCCGTGCCACCGGGTGGTGGGGACGAGCGGGAAGCTCACGGGGTACGCGGGAGGCGTGCCCACGAAACAGTGGCTGCTCGAGCACGAGCAGCGGATGCGGGGAGCAAGCGCCTCGCGAGTGGGCCAGGTCTCGCTCCCGCTCTAGTTGCTGGGGGGTGTGGCCCGATTCGCGGAGGCTGAGAAACATCGATGTCCTCGTTGCGGTGAGGGCCGCGCGTTCCGCTGGCTCGGAGCACCTCCGTCAATGCCAGTGTGCGTCGCGTGGCGGGTGCTTCTTTTACAAACATTGCCCTTCTTGACGCAGCGCGCGTTAATCTGGTTTTGCGATGATTGCATGAGTCTTTGATTGACTTCGTCCATCGTCCGAACGATTAGATCGCGCTCTTGAAAGGAAAGGACCGCTCGGACAACGCCGCTCATCGCGATAAGCACCTACAGCCCCCACCCCCCCTTTCTCCAGCGGTCCGCTTTTCTCATGAGTGAGCCGACTCTTCGTGCGCATGGCGCGCATGGCCCTGGGCCCTGGGTGGCCAGGGTCTGTGCCATCGCGGCGGTATTGGGAGTGATG
The sequence above is drawn from the Archangium gephyra genome and encodes:
- a CDS encoding serine/threonine protein kinase, yielding MSDADSRKHGPSERKRPVLFSHGDTGYLRLRKLTNGPGEQKRFLGLPRTGDKDGPLVEVAMVGASADWTSHARLEDAAALGVLLSHPAIPRTHGLFQHQGARYLVTEYVSGISLNMAGHYGCVRGRQLSEAFTLYVASVVADVLSYVHTLTDAAGRPLGVIHRAVDPYNIIVKHDGTVMLANFMSACSLLPGRAPVIPFIVQGEIDFAAPERLWPTPEGGVDARSDLFSLGMVMLEMITGLQLYGSDEVEQAAAKLPPGHPGYDGEVPWVSEVRSWTTVEQMARRAAAFRSEHIDHLMRKVSGPVRLIIHKLLRRGPSERYATAAALKGDLDACLGVLDRPYGAREAMEELLKARSEAMEVKEPIELIPSDEAERRAGELHQPTSH
- a CDS encoding formylglycine-generating enzyme family protein, which translates into the protein MRRSKRLLLVLGLGLPGVAGAAAPFPGAPEVLPCLEAPVPGMACIPGGPFLRGVNTGKHAPARPQAEVWVQTFYMDTHEVTYGEYKACEKAGRCGKGGPNYRDFDNPRQPINGVSWFNAKGYCEAHGKRLPTEAEWEKAARGTDGRLYPWGDEPATCERAVIQDRRGRSCGKKQRSAAHADVGRPEPVGTRPPNAHGLYDMAGNAWEWVADWYTPSWKDCGEACLGVDPKGPCEGREPCPGHTEKVVRGGSWFWPASYATAVYRRPHVPANRPIFHHFGFRCAASVEQARASVVGEGTR
- a CDS encoding GAF domain-containing sensor histidine kinase, whose translation is MSEHIDGTLSSQLEPALYRRAPYLLPGEPEDLFAGGGEMGAHMRAFDWAATSLGPVEGWSQSLRSAVSICLTSRFPILIYGGPELLVIYNDAFIPYFGRKHPELALGRPGREAWPEIWHIIGPMLEGVLATGRATWADDLMLAINRNGYLEETYRTFSYSPIGIEAGRVEGVFNAVNFTTERVIGERRLHTLRQLAEHVSESRTPEAACRQVARTFAANPADVPFALLYQWDEPHAQATLVGSAGLETDVDASRWPLAQVAATGRMEVLTDVHARFGALPGGPWDESPHTAVLLPISQPGQKVPYGVLVAGVSPRRALDDSYRSFFEMAAGHVASAVANAQAYEAERRRAEQLAELERATQDALRREQRYAAELEAKQRLLDAVLQQMPAGVIISEPSGRMTFFNHQQEELVRGPMHRANSVAEYTGFHGFHPDGRPLQTEEWPLVRALLQGEVVTDQELLVERHDGERATVRVSASPVRDPEGRLIAGVAITRDVTRHKEQEAELRRRVEFEQQLIGIVSHDLRNPINAITLAAHALLRREELDARATKSASRILSSAERATRMIRDLLDFTQARLGGGISLERRPTDLRHLVDQVLDEVGVAWPERHLEVRQRGCTRGDWDSDRMAQVVSNLVTNALKYSPMDTPVSVELRGGDEAVELWVHNDGPPIPPELLPRLFEPLQRGTLQADRASRSIGLGLYIVKHLVEAHGGTVAARSGQGRGTTFTVRLPRSPGALAHH
- a CDS encoding sensor histidine kinase yields the protein MSAHLFASSVVALIVALFNGLLAGYVLASSRGERRKLFLACGPTGVALFAAGWFVVLLEPRTRESVRVAVGLAALLSISGFIADALVDLGPSRARRRLAGALVPAGLVLLGLSAWVAVAFGQPLLAVFPQVLGLAGVGLLGGLRFVLCRHENASVRRLSRHLTALIGVSLLVCLLRTALELFQGTPTGNGVLLCIVLAAEVATLSYTLHERVAVQLSVSRALTQAVLAIAVACAVIAGFRVLGYPVDLLQVSVSVMVALLASLLFIGLGEQLNRGIEQLLFPQKVRLSEQLSASRAEAAALRGRLERAERLAIAGELAASVAHELKNPLAAVRGYAELLSGQAGHVSAEHRARFEKAVRIIREESDRIDARVAELLSLGRAPRGERGASPLDVSRIVLEAVAVAEGEPDFPTLVPRLDPDLRAVGDEDALRGVLLNLLKNAAEAMQETRDGRIEVVARCEEGRVVVEVRDEGKGLEAVDRERLFRPFYTTKADGTGLGLAISRSAIEAAGGRLRLLPRQDRPGAVARVELPVAPASPAPAREDVR